A window from Fragaria vesca subsp. vesca linkage group LG5, FraVesHawaii_1.0, whole genome shotgun sequence encodes these proteins:
- the LOC101294366 gene encoding oleosin 16 kDa-like has protein sequence MADRHQQLQPAQTHHQQQHRSQRSSHGGSFLSKLQSHVPNSTQLIGLLTLLVSGGILLLLTGITITVTVLGLIFFTPILIVSSPIWVPLGTVLFLATAGFVSMCGFGAAAVGGLSWMYRYFKGMHPPGSDRVDYARSRIYDTASHVKDYAKEYGGYLHSKVKDAAPGA, from the coding sequence ATGGCGGACCGTCACCAGCAACTCCAGCCAGCCCAGACCCACCACCAGCAGCAGCACCGATCACAAAGGTCCTCCCACGGCGGCAGTTTCCTAAGTAAACTCCAAAGCCACGTCCCAAACTCCACGCAGCTCATCGGACTACTCACCCTCCTCGTCTCTGGCGGCATTCTCCTACTCCTCACAGGAATCACCATCACCGTTACGGTTTTAGGGCTTATCTTCTTCACTCCTATCCTCATCGTTTCCAGCCCCATATGGGTCCCACTCGGGACGGTCCTGTTCCTTGCAACGGCCGGGTTCGTGTCCATGTGCGGCTTCGGCGCCGCCGCCGTGGGCGGGTTGTCGTGGATGTACAGGTACTTTAAAGGGATGCACCCGCCCGGTTCGGACCGGGTTGACTACGCTCGGAGCAGGATTTACGACACGGCTAGCCACGTCAAGGACTATGCTAAAGAGTATGGTGGGTATTTGCATAGTAAGGTCAAGGATGCAGCTCCGGGAGCTTAA